The following coding sequences lie in one Vitis vinifera cultivar Pinot Noir 40024 chromosome 19, ASM3070453v1 genomic window:
- the LOC100265822 gene encoding probable histone H2A.2 → MAGRGKTLGSGAAKKATSRSSKAGLQFPVGRIARFLKAGKYAERVGAGAPVYLAAVLEYLAAEVLELAGNAARDNKKTRIVPRHIQLAVRNDEELSKLLGDVTIANGGVMPNIHNLLLPKKAGGSSKASGGDDDS, encoded by the exons ATGGCAGGCAGAGGCAAAACCCTAGGTTCTGGCGCCGCCAAGAAGGCTACATCTCGTAGTAGTAAGGCCGGCCTTCAATTCCCTGTGGGTCGTATCGCTCGTTTTCTCAAAGCCGGTAAGTACGCCGAGCGTGTAGGCGCCGGGGCTCCCGTCTACTTGGCCGCTGTCCTCGAATACCTAGCCGCCGAG GTGTTGGAATTGGCCGGAAACGCCGCAAGGGACAACAAAAAGACTCGGATCGTGCCACGACACATCCAATTGGCGGTGAGAAACGACGAGGAGCTGAGCAAGTTGCTCGGAGATGTGACGATCGCAAACGGTGGTGTGATGCCCAACATTCACAACCTTCTTCTGCCGAAGAAGGCCGGCGGATCGTCAAAAGCCTCAGGCGGTGACGACGATAGTTAA
- the LOC104877576 gene encoding uncharacterized protein LOC104877576: protein MDPSAAAIERELLPRLQEDSPPRNPSIRYRHYAHPRECARTVPTSARARRRKKPNSAEALKARKEKSKRKREKNKEAISLLSGILYYFKKMGRYPFENMVTMNHFVCNLPYIHGNPTEVRSKIEKLRKKYKKLWKKHGDNLMIMDPLGHEAFQLWKEIWGKKPTDDQQQPQQQPNMDLSEQTNNYLSMYPFLKESMQSDPSNLSLKVLPEAIVNEGLGRLKSSEMEQFDGEWRELQMKEIELYLMRISTIKNQTQRLLDIVTNYQPQGDDESLDDQDLDEV, encoded by the coding sequence ATGGATCCCTCTGCAGCTGCAATAGAACGGGAGCTACTGCCGAGACTCCAAGAAGATTCACCTCCAAGAAACCCCTCCATCCGATATCGTCACTATGCCCATCCTCGAGAATGTGCAAGAACTGTGCCTACTTCAGCCAGAGCTCGGAGAAGAAAGAAACCTAACTCTGCGGAAGCCCTAAAGGCCAGGAAAGAGAAGTCGAAAAGGAAGAGGGAGAAAAACAAGGAAGCAATTTCACTTCTGAGTGGCATTCTCTATTACTTCAAAAAGATGGGCCGATACCCTTTTGAAAATATGGTTACCATGAACCATTTCGTCTGCAATTTGCCTTACATTCATGGTAACCCAACCGAGGTGCGTAGCAAAATCGAGAAGCTGAGAAAGAAGTACAAGAAGCTTTGGAAGAAACATGGCGATAACCTCATGATTATGGACCCCCTCGGTCACGAAGCATTCCAACTGTGGAAGGAAATATGGGGGAAAAAACCAACCGATGATCAGCAGCAGCCGCAGCAGCAGCCAAACATGGATCTGTCTGAGCAGACAAACAACTATCTGTCCATGTATCCTTTCTTGAAGGAATCAATGCAGTCTGATCCGAGCAATCTTTCTTTGAAAGTTTTACCTGAAGCCATTGTGAATGAGGGTCTGGGACGATTGAAGAGCTCCGAAATGGAGCAGTTTGATGGCGAATGGAGGGAACTACAGATGAAGGAAATAGAGCTGTATTTGATGCGGATCTCTACAATCAAGAACCAAACTCAGCGTTTACTGGATATCGTTACCAACTATCAACCTCAGGGTGATGATGAGTCTTTGGATGACCAGGATCTAGATGAGGTGTAA
- the LOC100260550 gene encoding formin-like protein 5 isoform X2 — protein sequence MGVTRSCLIAFVLLICVWRAASSGFRKEAEEVFHGDQIGSGSWEIDEDLARLLWINCRLDLLHVKESIEEFDLYVLEEKMSKINGFISGSQSLTKESIQKTIKILDPQMKETLLDCLREKNLPFRVSGEEGVSKHWYTKYLGSLFSRLDAPRRYLSNELLVSYAEASAPSPVGGSPNSPAPEPSSSGVPISPGPPASPVPPFFSSDSPDASSQSPDSDTSGSNVTQNKSSSNNKSVVIAVVVTASVTFLVVALLFCWYRKAHRTGSEVRRNDERPLLNLSISEFSIGSSPKAFALGNPVNNEKLGNQSIGTNPDPKRVSSLDGNFYVEPDILHVSLAATPSLETVAGADISSKTNVQPPLPPLKPPPGRVVTPSPGFLPLKRPPGMLDSLPPEPPAPLKPPPGKAPPPPPPVPSSSLKPSSGSNGPSPPPPKPPGTRPGPPPPPPPKSGPPPPPPKSGVPPPPPKSGVPPPPPKSGVPPPPPKSGVPPPPPKSGVPPPPPKSGLPMPPRPPQPIGTGLKASQPSTSAPNAPSEGGVSGSEADAPKTKLKPFFWDKVLANPDHSMVWHQIKSGSFQFSEEMIETLFGYAPPEKNKTVRKESSAQDSSSQYIQLIDSKKSQNLAILLRALNVTTEEFCDAIQEGNELPVELLQTLLKMAPTAEEELKLRLFSGNLSQLGPAERFLKVLVDIPFAFKRLESLLFMGSLQEDISMLKESFATLEAACKELKSSRLFLKLLEAVLKTGNRMNDGTFRGGAQAFKLDTLLKLADVKGVDGKTTLLHFVVLEIIRSEGVRAVRAARESRSLSSIKSDDLLEDPSQDSEEHYRSLGLQVVSGLSDELENVRKASVLDTDGLKETVAKVGNELLKTRNFLNSDMRNIDNKNGFCQTLESFVQHAEVDITWLLEEEKRITALVKSTIDYFHGNAGKDEGLRLFVIVRDFLIMLDKACKQVRDAPKKPRPQKKEVPTAQPSSDTRQPASPDIRQKLFPAIVDRRMDYSSSDEESP from the exons ATGGGTGTCACAAGAAGTTGTTTAATTGCTTTTGTCCTTTTGATTTGTGTTTGGAGAGCTGCCAGTTCAGGATTCAGGAAGGAGGCCGAGGAAGTGTTTCATGGCGATCAAATTGGCTCGGGTTCTTGGGAGATAGATGAAGACCTG GCACGGCTATTGTGGATCAATTGCAGGCTAGATTTGTTACATGTCAAGGAATCTATTGAAGAATTTGACCTGTATGTCCTGGAGGAGAAGATGAGTAAAATCAATGGGTTCATTTCTGGAAGTCAGTCATTGACAAAAGAAAGCATACAGAAAACTATCAAAATCCTGGATCCACAGATGAAGGAAACTCTATTGGATTGTTTAAGAGAGAAAAATCTTCCGTTCCGTGTCTCTGGAGAAGAGGGTGTCTCTAAGCATTGGTACACCAAGTATCTTGGCTCTCTATTTTCCAGACTTGATGCTCCTAGGAGATATTTGAGTAATGAATTGCTTGTGAGCTATGCAGAAGCATCTGCTCCATCCCCTGTAGGTGGATCGCCTAATTCTCCTGCTCCAGAACCGTCCAGCTCTGGGGTTCCTATTTCTCCGGGTCCTCCTGCGTCTCCAGttccaccatttttttcatCAGATTCCCCTGACGCAAGTTCGCAATCTCCAGACAGTGATACCTCTGGTTCAAATGTGACACAAAATAAGTCCAGCAGTAACAATAAATCAGTTGTCATTGCTGTTGTTGTAACTGCATCAGTGACATTTCTTGTTGTTGCACTGCTCTTTTGTTGGTATCGCAAGGCTCACAGGACTGGCTCAGAAGTTCGAAGAAATGATGAGAGGCCCCTTCTCAACTTAAGCATAAGCGAATTCTCTATCG GTTCTTCTCCTAAGGCTTTTGCCTTAGGAAATCCAGTTAACAATGAAAAGCTTGGTAATCAATCAATTGGTACTAACCCTGATCCCAAGAGAGTTTCATCCTTGGATGGCAATTTCTATGTGGAGCCTGACATTCTCCATGTCTCACTAGCTGCAACTCCCTCATTAGAAACTGTTGCAGGTGCTGACATCTCCAGTAAAACTAATGTACAGCCACCGCTTCCTCCTCTCAAGCCTCCTCCTGGAAGGGTGGTTACACCCAGTCCTGGATTTCTTCCACTAAAACGTCCTCCTGGCATGTTAGATTCCCTGCCACCTGAACCACCTGCTCCTCTGAAGCCACCTCCTGGCAAGgcacctcctcctcctccacctgTACCATCTTCCTCTCTGAAACCTTCTTCTGGTAGCAATGGTCCCTCTCCTCCACCACCTAAACCTCCTGGCACAAGGCCTGGTCCTCCCCCACCGCCTCCTCCAAAGAGCGGTCCCCCACCACCTCCTCCAAAGAGCGGTGTCCCACCGCCTCCTCCAAAGAGCGGTGTCCCACCGCCACCTCCAAAGAGCGGTGTCCCACCGCCACCTCCAAAGAGCGGTGTCCCACCGCCACCTCCAAAGAGTGGTGTCCCACCACCGCCTCCAAAGAGTGGTCTCCCAATGCCACCTCGGCCACCCCAACCTATAGGTACAGGTTTAAAGGCATCTCAACCATCAACTTCTGCACCAAATGCTCCTAGTGAAGGAGGTGTCTCAGGGAGTGAAGCTGATGCTCCTAAGACCAAGCTAAAGCCATTCTTCTGGGATAAGGTTCTAGCAAACCCTGATCATTCAATGGTTTGGCATCAAATAAAATCCGGGTCATTCCA GTTCAGTGAGGAGATGATTGAAACTTTATTTGGGTATGCTCCTccagaaaaaaacaaaactgtGCGCAAGGAGTCTTCTGCCCAAGATTCTTCTAGCCAGTATATTCAACTTATCGATtcaaaaaaatcacaaaatttagCTATTCTTCTACGGGCATTGAATGTGACAACAGAAGAATTTTGTGATGCCATTCAGGAAG GAAATGAGCTTCCTGTGGAGCTGCTTCAGACGTTATTGAAGATGGCACCCACAGCAGAAGAAGAATTAAAACTTAGGTTATTCAGTGGCAACCTTTCCCAACTTGGGCCTGCAGAGCGGTTCCTCAAAGTCTTGGTCGACATCCCATTTGCCTTTAAACGGCTTGAATCATTACTTTTCATGGGTTCTCTTCAGGAGGACATCTCGATGCTTAAAGAATCCTTTGCAACTCTAGAG GCTGCTTGTAAGGAACTCAAAAGCAGTCGGCTGTTCCTCAAACTTCTAGAGGCTGTTTTAAAAACTGGCAATCGCATGAATGATGGAACATTTCGTGGTGGTGCACAAGCATTTAAACTTGACACGCTTCTGAAACTAGCAGATGTAAAGGGAGTAGATGGCAAGACCACCCTATTGCACTTTGTTGTTCTGGAGATAATTCGCTCTGAAGGTGTACGGGCAGTTCGTGCAGCTAGAGAAAGTCGGAGCTTGTCCAGCATCAAATCTGATGATCTCCTGGAGGACCCTTCCCAAGATTCTGAAGAGCACTATCGTAGCCTTGGTCTTCAGGTGGTTTCAGGATTGAGTGATGAGCTTGAAAACGTCAGGAAAGCCTCAGTTTTAGATACTGATGGCTTAAAAGAAACTGTCGCCAAAGTTGGCAATGAACTGCTAAAAACCCGTAATTTCCTGAATTCAGATATGAGGAATATAGACAACAAAAATGGTTTTTGCCAAACACTAGAGAGTTTTGTGCAGCATGCTGAGGTTGACATCACATGGCTACtggaggaagaaaaaagaataacagCTTTGGTGAAGAGCACGATTGATTACTTCCATGGGAATGCAGGGAAGGATGAGGGCTTGAGATTGTTTGTTATAGTTCGGGATTTCCTAATAATGTTAGACAAGGCATGCAAACAGGTGAGAGATGCTCCAAAGAAGCCTAGGCCACAGAAGAAAGAGGTTCCTACAGCGCAACCTTCTTCTGATACCCGGCAGCCAGCTTCTCCTGATATTCGCCAGAAGCTTTTTCCGGCGATAGTGGATCGGCGGATGGATTATTCTAGTTCAGATGAGGAGAGTCCTTAG
- the LOC100260550 gene encoding formin-like protein 5 isoform X1, translating into MGVTRSCLIAFVLLICVWRAASSGFRKEAEEVFHGDQIGSGSWEIDEDLARLLWINCRLDLLHVKESIEEFDLYVLEEKMSKINGFISGSQSLTKESIQKTIKILDPQMKETLLDCLREKNLPFRVSGEEGVSKHWYTKYLGSLFSRLDAPRRYLSNELLVSYAEASAPSPVGGSPNSPAPEPSSSGVPISPGPPASPVPPFFSSDSPDASSQSPDSDTSGSNVTQNKSSSNNKSVVIAVVVTASVTFLVVALLFCWYRKAHRTGSEVRRNDERPLLNLSISEFSIGSSPKAFALGNPVNNEKLGNQSIGTNPDPKRVSSLDGNFYVEPDILHVSLAATPSLETVAGADISSKTNVQPPLPPLKPPPGRVVTPSPGFLPLKRPPGMLDSLPPEPPAPLKPPPGKAPPPPPPVPSSSLKPSSGSNGPSPPPPKPPGTRPGPPPPPPPKSGPPPPPPKSGVPPPPPKSGVPPPPPKSGVPPPPPKSGVPPPPPKSGVPPPPPKSGLPMPPRPPQPIGTGLKASQPSTSAPNAPSEGGVSGSEADAPKTKLKPFFWDKVLANPDHSMVWHQIKSGSFQFSEEMIETLFGYAPPEKNKTVRKESSAQDSSSQYIQLIDSKKSQNLAILLRALNVTTEEFCDAIQEVQAGNELPVELLQTLLKMAPTAEEELKLRLFSGNLSQLGPAERFLKVLVDIPFAFKRLESLLFMGSLQEDISMLKESFATLEAACKELKSSRLFLKLLEAVLKTGNRMNDGTFRGGAQAFKLDTLLKLADVKGVDGKTTLLHFVVLEIIRSEGVRAVRAARESRSLSSIKSDDLLEDPSQDSEEHYRSLGLQVVSGLSDELENVRKASVLDTDGLKETVAKVGNELLKTRNFLNSDMRNIDNKNGFCQTLESFVQHAEVDITWLLEEEKRITALVKSTIDYFHGNAGKDEGLRLFVIVRDFLIMLDKACKQVRDAPKKPRPQKKEVPTAQPSSDTRQPASPDIRQKLFPAIVDRRMDYSSSDEESP; encoded by the exons ATGGGTGTCACAAGAAGTTGTTTAATTGCTTTTGTCCTTTTGATTTGTGTTTGGAGAGCTGCCAGTTCAGGATTCAGGAAGGAGGCCGAGGAAGTGTTTCATGGCGATCAAATTGGCTCGGGTTCTTGGGAGATAGATGAAGACCTG GCACGGCTATTGTGGATCAATTGCAGGCTAGATTTGTTACATGTCAAGGAATCTATTGAAGAATTTGACCTGTATGTCCTGGAGGAGAAGATGAGTAAAATCAATGGGTTCATTTCTGGAAGTCAGTCATTGACAAAAGAAAGCATACAGAAAACTATCAAAATCCTGGATCCACAGATGAAGGAAACTCTATTGGATTGTTTAAGAGAGAAAAATCTTCCGTTCCGTGTCTCTGGAGAAGAGGGTGTCTCTAAGCATTGGTACACCAAGTATCTTGGCTCTCTATTTTCCAGACTTGATGCTCCTAGGAGATATTTGAGTAATGAATTGCTTGTGAGCTATGCAGAAGCATCTGCTCCATCCCCTGTAGGTGGATCGCCTAATTCTCCTGCTCCAGAACCGTCCAGCTCTGGGGTTCCTATTTCTCCGGGTCCTCCTGCGTCTCCAGttccaccatttttttcatCAGATTCCCCTGACGCAAGTTCGCAATCTCCAGACAGTGATACCTCTGGTTCAAATGTGACACAAAATAAGTCCAGCAGTAACAATAAATCAGTTGTCATTGCTGTTGTTGTAACTGCATCAGTGACATTTCTTGTTGTTGCACTGCTCTTTTGTTGGTATCGCAAGGCTCACAGGACTGGCTCAGAAGTTCGAAGAAATGATGAGAGGCCCCTTCTCAACTTAAGCATAAGCGAATTCTCTATCG GTTCTTCTCCTAAGGCTTTTGCCTTAGGAAATCCAGTTAACAATGAAAAGCTTGGTAATCAATCAATTGGTACTAACCCTGATCCCAAGAGAGTTTCATCCTTGGATGGCAATTTCTATGTGGAGCCTGACATTCTCCATGTCTCACTAGCTGCAACTCCCTCATTAGAAACTGTTGCAGGTGCTGACATCTCCAGTAAAACTAATGTACAGCCACCGCTTCCTCCTCTCAAGCCTCCTCCTGGAAGGGTGGTTACACCCAGTCCTGGATTTCTTCCACTAAAACGTCCTCCTGGCATGTTAGATTCCCTGCCACCTGAACCACCTGCTCCTCTGAAGCCACCTCCTGGCAAGgcacctcctcctcctccacctgTACCATCTTCCTCTCTGAAACCTTCTTCTGGTAGCAATGGTCCCTCTCCTCCACCACCTAAACCTCCTGGCACAAGGCCTGGTCCTCCCCCACCGCCTCCTCCAAAGAGCGGTCCCCCACCACCTCCTCCAAAGAGCGGTGTCCCACCGCCTCCTCCAAAGAGCGGTGTCCCACCGCCACCTCCAAAGAGCGGTGTCCCACCGCCACCTCCAAAGAGCGGTGTCCCACCGCCACCTCCAAAGAGTGGTGTCCCACCACCGCCTCCAAAGAGTGGTCTCCCAATGCCACCTCGGCCACCCCAACCTATAGGTACAGGTTTAAAGGCATCTCAACCATCAACTTCTGCACCAAATGCTCCTAGTGAAGGAGGTGTCTCAGGGAGTGAAGCTGATGCTCCTAAGACCAAGCTAAAGCCATTCTTCTGGGATAAGGTTCTAGCAAACCCTGATCATTCAATGGTTTGGCATCAAATAAAATCCGGGTCATTCCA GTTCAGTGAGGAGATGATTGAAACTTTATTTGGGTATGCTCCTccagaaaaaaacaaaactgtGCGCAAGGAGTCTTCTGCCCAAGATTCTTCTAGCCAGTATATTCAACTTATCGATtcaaaaaaatcacaaaatttagCTATTCTTCTACGGGCATTGAATGTGACAACAGAAGAATTTTGTGATGCCATTCAGGAAG TTCAAGCAGGAAATGAGCTTCCTGTGGAGCTGCTTCAGACGTTATTGAAGATGGCACCCACAGCAGAAGAAGAATTAAAACTTAGGTTATTCAGTGGCAACCTTTCCCAACTTGGGCCTGCAGAGCGGTTCCTCAAAGTCTTGGTCGACATCCCATTTGCCTTTAAACGGCTTGAATCATTACTTTTCATGGGTTCTCTTCAGGAGGACATCTCGATGCTTAAAGAATCCTTTGCAACTCTAGAG GCTGCTTGTAAGGAACTCAAAAGCAGTCGGCTGTTCCTCAAACTTCTAGAGGCTGTTTTAAAAACTGGCAATCGCATGAATGATGGAACATTTCGTGGTGGTGCACAAGCATTTAAACTTGACACGCTTCTGAAACTAGCAGATGTAAAGGGAGTAGATGGCAAGACCACCCTATTGCACTTTGTTGTTCTGGAGATAATTCGCTCTGAAGGTGTACGGGCAGTTCGTGCAGCTAGAGAAAGTCGGAGCTTGTCCAGCATCAAATCTGATGATCTCCTGGAGGACCCTTCCCAAGATTCTGAAGAGCACTATCGTAGCCTTGGTCTTCAGGTGGTTTCAGGATTGAGTGATGAGCTTGAAAACGTCAGGAAAGCCTCAGTTTTAGATACTGATGGCTTAAAAGAAACTGTCGCCAAAGTTGGCAATGAACTGCTAAAAACCCGTAATTTCCTGAATTCAGATATGAGGAATATAGACAACAAAAATGGTTTTTGCCAAACACTAGAGAGTTTTGTGCAGCATGCTGAGGTTGACATCACATGGCTACtggaggaagaaaaaagaataacagCTTTGGTGAAGAGCACGATTGATTACTTCCATGGGAATGCAGGGAAGGATGAGGGCTTGAGATTGTTTGTTATAGTTCGGGATTTCCTAATAATGTTAGACAAGGCATGCAAACAGGTGAGAGATGCTCCAAAGAAGCCTAGGCCACAGAAGAAAGAGGTTCCTACAGCGCAACCTTCTTCTGATACCCGGCAGCCAGCTTCTCCTGATATTCGCCAGAAGCTTTTTCCGGCGATAGTGGATCGGCGGATGGATTATTCTAGTTCAGATGAGGAGAGTCCTTAG